The window AAAAACTTCATCGGGAGGAGTTTGACTTTCACAGAGTTCTTTTAAGGGTACGGTTACAAGAGCTTTTCTTCCATAAGAACCGTCATCGGTTGTAATGATGAGCTCATCGGCGATAGCTTTCATTTCATCTTCAAAAACGATTAGATCCTTGTTTCTTGCTCCGATGATAACTATGAGCTTGTTACCTGCCTTTTTAAAGGCTTGAGCTATAGGATACATTGGGGCAACACCAATACCTCCACAGACACAGGCAACGGTTCCGCACTTTGTGATGTGGGAGGGGCGTCCAAGAGGGCCTAAAATTGCAGCGATAGAATCACCTACGTTTTTATTGCAAAGTTTGATGGTTGTGGCTCCTACGGCCTGAATAACGAGGGCGATCCAGCCTTCTTCGGCATTTGCATCGGCAATTGTGAGCGGAACTCTTTCACCGAAGTTGGTATCTATTTGAACGATTACAAACTGTCCCGGATGTCTGTTTTTTGCGATTTCCGGTGCTTCAACGCGCAAATAAAAAACCTCAGGCGAATATTGCCGTTTTTCAAGTATTTTGTGCATAATCATACTCCTTAAGGTTTATAATCTATAAAAAAATAATGATTTAAGATGTTAGACAAGTCTTCAAATCAATGATAACCTTAACAGGTTATTATATCAAAATTCAAAAAATCTTGCAACAGGCAGAAATTTGATTTGTCAATACACCATAGAAATGTCCCACGGAAATGAATTTCACTAAAAACTGCCGATAATAAAAACTGGACAAGCGGCTTTTTTTGTGATACAATTTTCACATTAAGAAGGAGGTTTTTATGAAAAAATCTAAGATATTGTGTTTACTTATGTTTTTTGTTGTTTTGGGAATACTGACGGCGGAAAAATCCTCTAAAAAAATGTATGTGAATATAAAAGAGACTTGGAT of the Treponema denticola ATCC 35405 genome contains:
- a CDS encoding sulfide/dihydroorotate dehydrogenase-like FAD/NAD-binding protein, producing the protein MHKILEKRQYSPEVFYLRVEAPEIAKNRHPGQFVIVQIDTNFGERVPLTIADANAEEGWIALVIQAVGATTIKLCNKNVGDSIAAILGPLGRPSHITKCGTVACVCGGIGVAPMYPIAQAFKKAGNKLIVIIGARNKDLIVFEDEMKAIADELIITTDDGSYGRKALVTVPLKELCESQTPPDEVFAIGPPIMMKFCAETTRPFGIKTTVSLNTIMIDGTGMCGGCRVTVDNQIKFVCVDGPEFDAHKVDFDNMMMRMKAFRGREDQDRHKCKSGIFN